The nucleotide sequence TGGGTGAAAGAAAACGAGCCGGCTATCTACGAGCAAATCCATAAGGTGCAACTGCCCGGCGACTATATTGCTTTCCAAATGACGGGGCAACTGCAAACTACCGTTTCTGGTTTGTCGGAAGGGGTGTTCTGGAACTTCCGGGAGCACAGCGTCGCCCAGGGCTTACTCGACTACTATGGCCTTGACCGGGACTTGCTGCCCGAAGTAGTGGACACCTTCGCCGAGCATGGCCGCCTGACGGCCGAGGCTGCGCAGGAACTGGGGTTGCACGCTGGTACGCCCATCAGCTACCGGGCCGGCGACCAGCCCAACAATGCTTTCTCGTTGAACGTGTTGGAGCCCGGTGAAATAGCGGCTACTGCTGGGACCAGCGGTGTGGTATATGGCATCAGTGAAACGCCCGTTTCCGATCCTCGCTCCCGCGTTAACACCTTCGTGCACGTGAACAGTACGGAAGCCCAGCCCCGCAATGGCGTGCTGATGTGCGTGAACGGCACGGGTATCCTAAATAGCTGGCTCCGCAAAGTGGTGGGCGAACTACCCTACGACGAAATGAACCAACTGGCCGCACAAGCCCCAGTGGGAGCGGAGGGGCTGTTGTTTCTCCCCTTCGGCAACGGCGCCGAGCGTATTTTGGAAAACCGCCCCACCGAAGCCGAACTGCACGGGCTCAGCTTCAATAGGCACTCCCGCGCACACGTGCTGCGGGCCGCCCAAGAAGGCATTGTATTCGCCTTCAACTATGGCCTCGACATTATGCGGGGCATGGGCGTGCAGGTGCAGAAAGTGCGTGCCGGCAGTGCCAATATGTTTTTGAGCCCACTGTTCCGGGAGGCTTTCGTAAACAGCAGCAACGTAACACTAGAGTTATATAACACAGACGCTGCGCAAGGTGCAGCTCGGGGTGCCGGCATCGGGGTAGGCGTATACGCTAGTCCTGCCGAGGCATTTGGCAGTTTAGAGCGTTTGCTTACGCTGGAGCCCACCCCCGACTTGCAGGAGCAGTACCAGGGCGCCTATGCTCGCTGGCACCGCACCCTGACGCAACAGATCCTTTCATCCACAACCCAACCATCCCATGTCGAGTAACACGCTGACGAAGACCGAGTTTTTCACGGGCATCGCGCCCATCCAGTACGAAGGCCGCGAGTCGGACAACCCGCTGGCCTTTAAGTGGTACGACCCGACCCGCGTGGTGGCCGGCAAAACCATGCAAGAGCACCTGCGCTTCGCCGTCTCCTACTGGCACACCTTCACCGGCACCGGCGGCGACCCCTTCGGCCCCGGCACCAAGCAGTTTGCCTGGGATGCGCACCACGACATCCTGGGCCGGGCCCAGGCTAAGGCCGATGCCGCCTTCGAGTTCTTCACCAAGCTCGGCACGCCCTACTACTGCTTCCATGACATTGACCTGGTGGACGAGGGCAGCTCGCTGAGCGAGTACGAGCGCAACCTGAGCGCCATCGTGGACTACCTCAAGCAGCACCAGCAGGCGAGCGGCGTGCAACTGCTCTGGGGCACGGCCAACGTGTTTTCCAACCCGCGCTACATGAACGGGGCCAGCACCAACCCCGACTTCTCGGTGGTCGCCTACGCGGGCACGCAAGTGAAAAACTCCATCGACGCCACCATTGCCCTGGGCGGGCAGGGCTACACCTTCTGGGGGGGCCGCGAGGGCTACATGACCTTGCTCAACACCAACATGAAGCGCGAGCTGGCGCACTTGGGCCAGTTCCTGACCATAGCCCGCGACTATGCCCGCAAGCAGGGCTTCACGGGCAAGTTCTTCATCGAGCCCAAGCCGGCCGAGCCCACCAAGCACCAGTACGACTTCGACGCGGCGACCGTGCTCGGCTTTTTGCGGGAGCACGGGCTGCAGGACGACTTCATGCTGAACCTGGAAGTGAACCACGCCACGCTGGCGGGCCACACGTTCCAGCACGAGCTGCAAGTAGCGGCCGACGCCAACCTGCTGGGCAGCATCGACGCCAACCGGGGCGACTACCAGAACGGCTGGGACACGGACCAGTTCCCCAACAACCTGAACGAGCTGACCGAGTCGATGCTCATCATTTTGGAGCACGGCGGCATCCAGCCGGGGGGCATCAACTTCGACGCCAAGACGCGGCGCAACTCCACCGACTTGGAGGACATCTTCATTGCCCACATTGCCGGCATGGACACGTTTGCGCGGGCGCTGGTGGTGGCCAACGATATTTTAGAGAAGTCGCCCTACAAGCAGTTCCGCACCGAGCGCTACGCCTCGTTTGATGCCGGCGAGGGTGCCGCTTTCGAGAAAGGCCAGCTGACGCTGGAAGACCTGCGCACGATTGCCCACAACGCGGGCGAGCCGCCGCTGAAGAGCGGCAAGCAGGAGTGGCTCGAAGCCATCATCAACCAGTATATCTAAGCGCAAGCTATAACCAACAAAAAAGAGGACCTACCGCAAGGTGGGTCCTCTTTTTTGTTGCGCTCTGTGGTATTGCTACAGCTGGGTTGCTGCTGGTATGTATGCTTCCAACACAGAGGAGTGAAGCTGCCTCGGCTTGTAGTCAAGGCCCATTGCGTAATTTGGCGTATGAATTCGCTGATCTACTTGGCCTACGGGTTGCCTGACCTGATTAATGAGGGCATTTATAGCATCCTCTCGTATCAGCGACTTGCGCGGCGCGACTTGGCGCAGATACTTATCTACACCGACCAGCCCACGGAGTTCCAACAGGTACTTGGGACACCGGCCAACATACAGTACCCGCCCATTAGTGCGGGGCAATGGCAAGCTTGGCGCGGCAGCCGGGTGTATTTGCTGAAAATAGAGGTGCTAAAGCACGCAGCTGAACACTATCCCGGCAACCTGTTATTCGTGGATACGGATACTATCTGGCAACAAGATCCGGAACCCATCTTCCATGCCCTTGGTGGTGGGCAGCGCTACATGCATGTCTGTGAGGGGGTGATGGCGGAAGGAGATTATTTAAGCCAGAAAATCTACCGCCGTCTACGGGGGCACCAGTGGCAAATCAATGGCCGCACGTTCACTTTGGATGCCACCACACGGCTCTACAATTCTGGAGTGCTTGGCTTCCCAAGCCACGACGCCAGCTTGTTGGATGGCATACGGGAGCTGGCTGAGCAGCTGTATGCCACCTACAACAAGCATATTATGGAGCAGCTAGCCTTTAGTATGCAGTTCCAAACGGATAGGACGCTGGCAGAGGCTGCGCCGTATGTGCTGCATTACTGGAACCTCAAAGAAATCCGTCCGGTGCTGACGCAACTAGTGCACCGCTACGCACCGCAAGGGCTCGATGTGCTTTACGCCCAACTCAGCCGGGTGAACATCTCCGAACTGCACGCACAAGAGCTGGCGTATCGAGGACTGGCTGGCTGGCAGCGCACGTTGCTGAAGCTTCAGGGCCGGCGGTGGCGTCTGCCGCACATCGACGTGTAGCCAGTCCGCTTAGGTGCGCCGCCACTAGCTTATCCTTCCTCCCGATGCACAGTGGCGGGGTTGAAGGCCGGCACGC is from Hymenobacter tibetensis and encodes:
- a CDS encoding xylulokinase, which encodes MKYLLGYDIGSSSIKVALLSVDTGKCLASATSPKQEMEIVAKAAGWAEQEPERWWQEAVNATKQLKDKFSFDPALVAGIGITYQMHGLILLDKAGKVLRPAIIWCDSRAVDYGNQAFTDLGEEYCLHYLLNSPGNFTASKLKWVKENEPAIYEQIHKVQLPGDYIAFQMTGQLQTTVSGLSEGVFWNFREHSVAQGLLDYYGLDRDLLPEVVDTFAEHGRLTAEAAQELGLHAGTPISYRAGDQPNNAFSLNVLEPGEIAATAGTSGVVYGISETPVSDPRSRVNTFVHVNSTEAQPRNGVLMCVNGTGILNSWLRKVVGELPYDEMNQLAAQAPVGAEGLLFLPFGNGAERILENRPTEAELHGLSFNRHSRAHVLRAAQEGIVFAFNYGLDIMRGMGVQVQKVRAGSANMFLSPLFREAFVNSSNVTLELYNTDAAQGAARGAGIGVGVYASPAEAFGSLERLLTLEPTPDLQEQYQGAYARWHRTLTQQILSSTTQPSHVE
- the xylA gene encoding xylose isomerase, with translation MSSNTLTKTEFFTGIAPIQYEGRESDNPLAFKWYDPTRVVAGKTMQEHLRFAVSYWHTFTGTGGDPFGPGTKQFAWDAHHDILGRAQAKADAAFEFFTKLGTPYYCFHDIDLVDEGSSLSEYERNLSAIVDYLKQHQQASGVQLLWGTANVFSNPRYMNGASTNPDFSVVAYAGTQVKNSIDATIALGGQGYTFWGGREGYMTLLNTNMKRELAHLGQFLTIARDYARKQGFTGKFFIEPKPAEPTKHQYDFDAATVLGFLREHGLQDDFMLNLEVNHATLAGHTFQHELQVAADANLLGSIDANRGDYQNGWDTDQFPNNLNELTESMLIILEHGGIQPGGINFDAKTRRNSTDLEDIFIAHIAGMDTFARALVVANDILEKSPYKQFRTERYASFDAGEGAAFEKGQLTLEDLRTIAHNAGEPPLKSGKQEWLEAIINQYI